Proteins encoded in a region of the Acidimicrobiales bacterium genome:
- a CDS encoding acyl--CoA ligase, which yields MLPRILAEAAHRHGDRTAFQVPSGAVLSYRELDRASDEVAAGLAARGLNAGEVLLLSLPSGLEYVVSYLAAAKVGAVTAGANPRLRARERRLVVDAVGPHLVLATDELADGLPDDAPVEVVATSGVPGRVLTSLRSTGEGVPPLAEDPDRPVCICFTSGSTGDPRGAWFTNRQLAAIADLDGSGAWGSGENMVSGTAFPHVGVMTKLPWQLASGATIHVMDRWDAGTLLGLIDRHRLPAVNGVAAQVALLLRHPGFDGHDLGSVRAVVVGGGPSPPALVAEARQRFDAPYSIRYSSTESGGIGLGTALDADDEEALHTVGRPRTGVEAEVRDDDGRPVPDGEVGELWLRTPSAMSGYWGDPIGTATALVDGWLRTGDLAHRDPAGCYRLAGRVREMFIRGGYNVYPLEVEAVLGTHPGVEQVAVIPRPDPVLGEVGVAVVVPRDPDTPPTLEDLVSHGRADLASYKLPEALRIVDHLPLNAGDKLDRQTLAAEEARR from the coding sequence GTGCTCCCCCGGATACTGGCTGAGGCCGCCCACCGACACGGCGACCGGACCGCCTTCCAGGTCCCCTCGGGGGCTGTCCTCTCGTACCGGGAACTCGACCGGGCCTCGGACGAGGTAGCGGCCGGGCTGGCTGCCCGGGGGCTCAACGCAGGCGAGGTACTGCTGTTGTCGCTCCCGTCGGGCCTGGAGTACGTCGTCTCGTACCTGGCGGCAGCCAAGGTGGGAGCAGTCACCGCGGGCGCCAACCCCCGGCTGCGGGCCCGGGAACGACGCCTGGTGGTTGACGCGGTCGGCCCTCATCTCGTCTTGGCCACAGACGAACTAGCCGACGGGCTCCCCGACGATGCCCCCGTCGAGGTCGTGGCGACCTCCGGGGTTCCGGGTCGGGTCCTGACCTCCCTACGTTCCACCGGGGAAGGGGTCCCTCCGCTGGCCGAGGACCCGGACCGGCCGGTGTGCATCTGCTTCACCTCCGGCTCCACCGGGGATCCCCGGGGGGCCTGGTTCACAAATCGGCAACTGGCGGCCATCGCTGACCTAGACGGCAGCGGCGCATGGGGGTCGGGGGAGAACATGGTCAGCGGCACGGCCTTCCCCCACGTCGGCGTGATGACCAAGCTGCCCTGGCAACTGGCGTCGGGGGCCACCATCCACGTCATGGACCGGTGGGACGCCGGAACGCTGCTGGGACTCATCGATCGCCACCGGCTCCCAGCCGTCAATGGGGTGGCGGCCCAGGTAGCGCTGTTGCTCAGGCACCCCGGCTTCGACGGCCATGACCTGGGATCCGTGAGGGCGGTCGTGGTGGGTGGCGGGCCCTCACCCCCCGCCCTGGTAGCCGAGGCCCGGCAACGGTTCGACGCCCCGTATTCCATCCGCTACTCGTCGACCGAGTCGGGCGGCATCGGGCTAGGCACGGCACTGGACGCCGACGACGAGGAGGCCCTCCACACCGTGGGGCGACCACGGACCGGCGTGGAGGCCGAGGTCAGGGACGACGACGGCAGGCCGGTACCTGACGGGGAGGTCGGCGAGCTCTGGCTCCGGACCCCCAGTGCCATGTCCGGCTACTGGGGCGACCCGATCGGGACGGCGACCGCTCTTGTGGACGGATGGCTCCGCACCGGGGACCTGGCCCATCGTGATCCTGCCGGCTGCTACCGGCTAGCTGGCCGCGTCCGGGAGATGTTCATCCGGGGCGGCTACAACGTGTACCCGCTGGAAGTAGAGGCCGTGCTCGGCACACACCCGGGGGTTGAACAGGTGGCCGTGATACCGCGCCCCGACCCCGTGTTGGGCGAGGTGGGTGTCGCCGTGGTCGTCCCCCGGGATCCCGACACACCACCCACCCTGGAAGACCTGGTGTCCCACGGTCGGGCCGACCTGGCCTCCTACAAACTCCCCGAGGCTCTGCGGATCGTGGACCATCTGCCCCTCAACGCCGGCGACAAGCTGGACCGGCAAACCCTGGCTGCCGAGGAGGCTCGCCGCTGA